The following coding sequences lie in one Arachis ipaensis cultivar K30076 chromosome B03, Araip1.1, whole genome shotgun sequence genomic window:
- the LOC110269650 gene encoding uncharacterized protein LOC110269650, with protein sequence MMSGSRSGDLPSQSIGSHESNSAMRRRRKMKDQTCFCGLKTTIKKSGTRENPDRLFHTCARYPKGSHCNFFRWVEEDGYVAGAETDAEVGGDYDEWRLNVSWRLGSLEGEVRAMKMLIMFLSVAVVVATVLCVSLLFTLISK encoded by the exons ATGATGAGTGGAAGCCGGAGTGGTGACCTGCCGTCGCAGTCTATCGGTAGCCATGAGTCGAACTCTGCCATGCGACGGAGGAGGAAGATGAAGGACCAGACTTGCTTTTGTGGGTTGAAGACGACAATCAAGAAATCCGGCACAAGAGAGAATCCGGATAGGTTGTTCCACACCTGTGCTAGATACCCG AAGGGAAGTCACTGCAACTTCTTTAGGTGGGTTGAGGAAGATGGGTATGTAGCAGGGGCGGAAACTGATGCAGAGGTTGGTGGGGACTATGATGAATGGAGACTGAATGTGTCATGGAGATTGGGTAGCTTGGAGGGTGAGGTTAGAGCAATGAAGATGCTGATAATGTTCCTGTCAGTTGCAGTGGTGGTGGCTACTGTATTGTGTGTATCACTGTTGTTCACATTAATCTCCAAGTAA
- the LOC107630319 gene encoding peptidyl-tRNA hydrolase, chloroplastic isoform X2, with protein sequence MNLCASSFKFNFPGCRRCLRLSKPLISASLTVSLFSHQNPSSSTAMAASITTDTSKPKQMDPWLIVGLGNPGKKYSATRHNVGFEMVDTIAEAEGIPMSSVSFKASFGKGFIGDVPVILAKPQTFMNASGESVGAIVSYFKIPLKQVVVQVFLHRSLMTWICLLLNCGCYQRGDMEVTTGIGRPPGKMDPAAFVLRPFTKQEREELDFTLQDGLEAMRILLLEGFDKSATFVNSAKKIEQMG encoded by the exons ATGAACCTTTGCGCGTCTTCCTTCAAATTCAACTTCCCCGGCTGCCGGCGCTGCTTGCGCTTGTCAAAACCCCTAATCTCTGCGTCTTTGACGGTGTCTCTGTTCTCCCATCAGAATCCTTCTTCGTCCACCGCAATGGCAGCTTCCATCACCACTGACACTTCGAAGCCCAAACAGATGGACCCTTGGCTTATCGTCGGCCTCGGCAATCCCGGCAAGAAGTATTCTGCCACCCGCCACAAT GTTGGTTTTGAGATGGTTGATACTATTGCTGAAGCTGAGGGGATACCTATGAGCAGCGTTTCCTTTAAAGCCTCCTTTGGAAAAG GTTTTATAGGTGATGTACCAGTTATACTTGCAAAACCACAAACTTTTATGAATGCAAGTGGGGAATCT GTTGGGGCCATAGTTTCGTATTTCAAGATTCCATTGAAGCAAGTAGTTGTG CAAGTCTTTTTACACAGATCTTTGATGACATGGATTTGCCTTTTGCTAAATTGCGGCTGCTACCAAAGGGGGGACATGGAGGTCACAACGG GCATTGGACGGCCTCCTGGGAAAATGGATCCTGCAGCATTTGTTCTTCGCCCTTTCACTAAGCAGGAAAGAGAAGAG TTGGACTTTACATTACAAGATGGATTAGAAGCAATGCGGATTCTTTTGCTAGAGGGATTTGATAAAAGTGCAACGTTTGTTAATAGTGCCAAAAAGATAGAGCAAATGGGTTGA
- the LOC107630319 gene encoding peptidyl-tRNA hydrolase, mitochondrial isoform X1 — translation MNLCASSFKFNFPGCRRCLRLSKPLISASLTVSLFSHQNPSSSTAMAASITTDTSKPKQMDPWLIVGLGNPGKKYSATRHNVGFEMVDTIAEAEGIPMSSVSFKASFGKGFIGDVPVILAKPQTFMNASGESVGAIVSYFKIPLKQVVVIFDDMDLPFAKLRLLPKGGHGGHNGMKSIINHFKGNTGFPRLRIGIGRPPGKMDPAAFVLRPFTKQEREELDFTLQDGLEAMRILLLEGFDKSATFVNSAKKIEQMG, via the exons ATGAACCTTTGCGCGTCTTCCTTCAAATTCAACTTCCCCGGCTGCCGGCGCTGCTTGCGCTTGTCAAAACCCCTAATCTCTGCGTCTTTGACGGTGTCTCTGTTCTCCCATCAGAATCCTTCTTCGTCCACCGCAATGGCAGCTTCCATCACCACTGACACTTCGAAGCCCAAACAGATGGACCCTTGGCTTATCGTCGGCCTCGGCAATCCCGGCAAGAAGTATTCTGCCACCCGCCACAAT GTTGGTTTTGAGATGGTTGATACTATTGCTGAAGCTGAGGGGATACCTATGAGCAGCGTTTCCTTTAAAGCCTCCTTTGGAAAAG GTTTTATAGGTGATGTACCAGTTATACTTGCAAAACCACAAACTTTTATGAATGCAAGTGGGGAATCT GTTGGGGCCATAGTTTCGTATTTCAAGATTCCATTGAAGCAAGTAGTTGTG ATCTTTGATGACATGGATTTGCCTTTTGCTAAATTGCGGCTGCTACCAAAGGGGGGACATGGAGGTCACAACGG AATGAAAAGTATAATTAATCACTTTAAAGGGAACACTGGTTTTCCCCGCTTAAGAATCG GCATTGGACGGCCTCCTGGGAAAATGGATCCTGCAGCATTTGTTCTTCGCCCTTTCACTAAGCAGGAAAGAGAAGAG TTGGACTTTACATTACAAGATGGATTAGAAGCAATGCGGATTCTTTTGCTAGAGGGATTTGATAAAAGTGCAACGTTTGTTAATAGTGCCAAAAAGATAGAGCAAATGGGTTGA